The DNA window GCGAGATGCGGATGCCCACTGTCTTCTTGATGGCGAAGGCGATCGCGAACGCGACGGCGAACGAGTACACCATCACCGCGCCCGCGGCCACCGCCTGCTTCCAGAGTTGGTCGACGCCGCCGCCATAGAACAGGCCGTTCACACCGTTCGGCATGCCCTCGCTGGCGAAGAAGCCGATCAGCAGCGTGCCGATCAGGCCGCCGACGAGGTGGACGCCGACGACGTCGAGCGAGTCGTCGTAGCCGAACTTCGACTTCAGGCCAACGGCGTACACGCAGATCGCACCGGCGATGCCGCCGACGAAGATCGCCCCGATGGGAGTGACGGCGCCGCAGGCCGGGGTGATCGCGACCAGGCCGGTGATCGCACCCGACGCCGCGCCCACGCCCGTGACGTGGCCGTCCTTGATCTTCTCGACGGTGATCCAGGCCAGCACCGCTGCGCAGGTGGCGACGAACGTCGTGACCATGACCATGGCCGCCGAATCGCCGGCCGCCAAGGCGGAGCCACCGTTGAACGCGTACCAGCCCGCCCACAGCAGACCGGCGCCGAGCAGGGTCAGCGGCACGTTATGCGGCTTGCGCAGCTGCCCGAACATCGCGGACTTGCCGAGGACGATCGCGACGGCCAGGGCGGACGCGCCAGCGTTGATGTGCACCGCGGTGCCACCGGCGAAGTCGACGGCGCCGAGCTTGTTCGCGATCCAACCGCCGACCGAGTCCTCGGTCACGACGCCGTCGAATGCGAACACCCAGTGTGCGACGGGGAAGTACACCAGGACCGCCCACAGCGTGGCGAACCCCATCCAGGCGCCGAACTTCATGCGGTCGGCCACCGCACCGGAGATCAGCGCGACGGTAATCCCGGCGAAGAGGGCCTGGAATACCGCGAACAGGCTGATCGGAAGACCGGAGACGGTGGTCTGCGCCTCCAGCAGGTCGGTCAGCCCCGCGAATTCGGTCGGACTACCGACAAAGCCGCTATAGGAGGTGCCGAAGACCATCGAGAAGCCGAAGAGCACCCAGAGGACCCCGACGACCGCGACTGAGCCGATGGTCATCATCATCATGTTCGTCGAGCTCTTGACCGACACCATGCCGCCGTAAAACAGCGCCAGCCCTGGAATCATCAGCGTCAAGCCGATGATGCAACACAGCATGAATGCTGTGGTGCCCGTGTCCACTACGTCCATTTACATCTCCTGAAGTGATGCGGCCCGCCGCCGGGCCGTTCACTGTCAGTAACCGATGTTTCTGTTACGTGGATCGGTTCACGATGTTGCCTGCGCGTTAATTAGCGACCGGTCGCTAGAGTTTCTGCGATGAGGATCGATCGACGATGGCGGGTTGCGATCGGCATCGCGATTGTCGCTGCGGTCATGCTGGTGTTGTCCCAGACGTACTTCAACCAGCCGTCCGAGGAGTGCAAGCCGGTGCTGGCCCTGCTCGAATACAACAAATCGCAGGGCCAGTTGATCGAATCCAAGCACAGCGATACCGACCCGGCTGTGCCGACGGTGGCCGAGGACACCGCCTACCAACAGTGGGCCGACGGTATGGCTCAGCGCGCGCAGCAGATCAACGACCCGAACCTGGCGGCCACCGCCATCCAGGTCGCCGATGCGGCCGCCAAGTTCGTCGCCATGCTGCCGCGGGTGCGGGCCGAGTCCGAAAACCACGCTCCCGGTGCTCCCGCACCGCCGGCATTTTTCGAGATGACGCTCGTGAACCAGCGCATCACGGACGGCCTCGCGCAACTGGCGGATGCCTGCGATTAGCGGCAGCAGATGACAGCGCCCGTCGGTGCGACGACCGGCGGGGTAAATGAGGTGCGCCAAACCCTTATCCTTGGTGGGACTGTGCTGGACCCAAAAGCGCGGTCCCAACCACTTGAAAGGCATGCCCAGTGGCGCTCGTCGTGCAGAAGTACGGCGGATCCTCGGTGTCGGACGCCGAGCGGATCCGCCGCGTCGCCGAGCGCATCGTCGAGACGAAGAAGGCAGGTCACGACGTTGTAGTGGTGGTTTCGGCGATGGGCGACACCACCGACGACCTGCTCGATCTCGCTCGTCAGGTCTCTCCCGCCCCGCCGGCGCGGGAGATGGACATGCTGTTGACCTCGGGTGAGCGCATCTCCAATGCGCTGGTGGCGATGGCCATCGACTCGCTGGGAGCCCAGGCGCGATCGTTCACCGGGTCGCAGGCCGGAGTGATCACCACCGGCACCCACGGCAACGCCAAGATCATCGACGTCACACCAGGCCGCCTCCAGCAAGCGCTCGACCAGGGCCTGATCGTGCTGGTCGCCGGCTTCCAAGGGGTCAGCCAGGACAGTAAGGACGTCACGACACTCGGCCGCGGCGGATCGGACACCACCGCCGTCGCACTCGCCGCGGCGCTGAACGCCGACGTGTGCGAGATCTACACCGACGTCGACGGCATCTTTACCGCTGACCCGCGCATCGTGCCCAACGCCCGCCACCTCGACACGGTCAGCTTCGAGGAGATGCTGGAGCTGGCCGCCTGCGGCGCCAAGGTGCTGATGCTGCGGTGTGTGGAATATGCCCGTCGCTACGACGTTCCGATTCACGTCCGCTCGTCGTACACGGACAAACCAGGCACTCTCGTCAAAGGATCGATGGAGGACATCGGAATGGAAGACGCCATCCTGACCGGAGTAGCGCATGATCGCAGCGAGGCCAAGGTCACGGTCGTGGCCCTGCCCGACGTTCCCGGCTACGCCGCCAAGGTGTTCCGCGCGGTCGCCGACGCCGACGTGAACATCGACATGGTGCTGCAGAACATCTCGAAGATCGAGGACGGTAAGACCGACATCACGTTCACCTGCTCGCGTGAGAGTGGGCCGGGCGCGGTGGAGAAGCTCACCGCCCTGCAGAGCGAGATCGGTTTCTCCAAGGTGCTTTACGACGACCACATCGGCAAGGTTTCGCTGGTCGGCGCGGGCATGCGCAGCCATCCCGGCGTCACCGCGACGTTCTGCGAGGCCCTCGCGGAGGTCGGGGTGAACATCGATCTGATCTCCACCTCGGAGATCCGAATCTCGGTGCTGGTCAAGGACACTGAACTGGACAAGGCCGTCCTCGCGCTGCACGAGGCGTTCGGCCTCGGCGGTGACGAGGAAGCTGTCGTCTATGCGGGAACGGGACGTTGAAGATGGTCAACATCGGAGTAGTCGGCGCGACCGGTCAGGTCGGCCAGGTCATGCGCACACTGCTGGAGGAGCGCGACTTCCCCGCCTCCAGCGTGCGGTTCTTCGCCTCCGCGCGCTCCCAGGGTAAGAAGCTGCCGTTCCGCGGCCAGGAGATCGAGGTCGAGGACGCCGAGACCGCGGATCCCGCCGGACTGGACATCGCACTGTTCTCGGCCGGCGCGACCATGTCGCGGGTGCAGGCCCCGCGCTTCGCCGAGGCGGGCGCCGTGGTCATCGACAACTCGTCGGCATGGCGCAAGGATCCCGACGTGCCGCTGGTGGTCAGCGAGGTCAACTTCACTCGCGACGCCGGTAACCGGCCCAAAGGAATCATCGCCAACCCGAACTGCACGACCATGGCCGCGATGCCGGTGCTGAAGGTGCTGCACGACGAGGCCGGACTGGTGCGCATCATCGCGTCCACCTACCAGGCCGTCTCGGGCAGCGGAATCGCAGGCGTGGACGAGTTGCACGCGCAGGCGAGCGCCGTCGTCGCGAAGAGCAGGGAGCTGGTGGCCGACGGTGGTGCGCTCGACTTCCCAGCGCCCGCGAAGTACGTCGCACCGATCGCCTTCAACGTGATTCCGCTTGCGGGTGCGCTCGTGGACGACGGTTCCGGTGAAACCGACGAGGACCAGAAGCTGCGCAACGAGAGTCGCAAGATCCTCGGTATTCCAGACCTCTTGGTAAGCGGGACGTGTGTGCGGGTGCCGGTCTTCACGGGCCATTCGCTGTCGATCAACGCCGAGTTCTCCCGGCCGCTGTCAGTCGGGCGGGCCACCGAGCTGCTGGCATCGGCCCCCGGGGTGAAGCTGGTCGACGTGCCGACACCGCTGGCCGCCGCCGGTATCGACGACACGCTCGTCGGCCGTATCCGCCAGGACCCCGGTGTGGCCGACGGCCGCGGATTGGCGCTCTTCCTGTCGGGTGACAATCTGCGAAAAGGCGCGGCGCTGAACACCATTCAGATCGCCGAGTTGCTGGCCGCCGAGCTCTGACACGCGAGTGGCTTCTCGCTGGGCCCTCGCAGGCGCAGTAGTAGGTGTCTGGCTGGCCGCTGCCCCCGCCCACGCCGATCCGCCCTCGCCCGTTCCCGACCCGATCCTGCATCCGCTCGCGCCGGGCCAGGTGCTCCGCATCGGACCGACAGCCGGAACAGGCACGCCGACAAGGGATTACGGTATCGGCGCCACCGATCTCTGTGAGTTCATGGAGTTTCCCAGCGGCATCCTGCAGGTCTGTGGCGACAGCTTCGCCGGTCAGGCGGTGGGCTTCGGTGGCTGGTATTCACCGATCGCACTGCACGTGGAAACCGATTCGATCGATGACCCCAGCGGCGTGCGGTACGACGGTGTGACGGGTATCGACCGGCAGCTGCTGGCCGATCCGACAGTCCCGGGTACGTCGCAACTGCCTGCTGGGGTGGTGCAGATCAACCGCGAGAACTACATGATGGTCACCACGGTCCGCGATCTCGACCCGCTGACGTCGCGGTTGGTGAAAGCCGATCCGGCGCAAGGTAATTGGCCGACCTTGCCGAATTCAGAGCGCGATGCGACCTATGAGGGGTCGCGGCAGTCGCAGATCAGCGGCTATTACGACCCGATTCCCAGACCGGACTCCGAGAGCGGGTGGGTGTACATCGTCGCCGACAACTTCGACCGCACGGGACCGCTGGTGCTGTACCGCGCGCAGCCCGACACCTTCACCGACCGCAGCAGCTGGCAGGGCTGGTCGGCAGGGCTGGGCTGGGGACATTCGCCGACTCCCTTGTGGTCGGACTGGATCGGTGAGATGAGCATCCGCCAGATCGACGGTAAGACAGTGCTGTCGTACTTCAACGCCACGACCGGCAACATGGAGGTGCGGGTTGCCCATGATCCGACCGGCCTGGGCACCGCGCCGGTGACGACGGTCGTCGTCGCCACGGACTGGCCGGAGCCTGTGGAACACCTTGGGCCGCCGGAGAACAACCGGTTGGCCCAGCCATACGGCGGATACATCTCGCCAGGCTCCACGCTGGAAGAACTGCGCGTGTTCGTCAGCCAGTGGAACACCACTGCCCGCGGAGGAACGCCGTACCGGGTGATCCAGTTCGCGGTGAACCCGTTCAAGCCCTAGCCAGAGGATTTTCCGGGTCAGGTCTGGGCGGAGTGGGCGCCAATGCGCTGATGTGTCGTCAGCAATATGGAGTCGAAAGTCGTACGGCGTGGCGGGGTTTCGCCATAGTCCAGGGCGAGAACGTCGGCTAGTAGCTGTTCGGCCAGCGTGCGCAGCTTCGTGTTCGTTTCCTGCGACCGCCACCGCAACAATTCGAATGCGGCTTGGCTATCGATACGGTAGACGAACATGAGAATGCCCTTGGCCTGCTCAATGGTCGCGCGATTGTCTTCGAATTCCGCCACCGCCTGGTCGAGCATCGCCGCGCGGGCCTGACGTGTGGGTGTGACGTCGATGTAGAAGCCGTGGGTGCCAATTGCTTCGCCGGCGTGGTCGTAAAGGCGTTCGCCGACAACCACCACCTCGCGGGTCTGGGCTTGCACAGTGATGATCCGGTGACGGGTGCTAAACGGTTGATGTGTTTGGCGGATGCCTTCGAGCGTGGCGGCGACGTGACCGTAGTCATCGGGATGCTTGTGTGACAGCACGAGGCGGGTGGTGGGCTCGACGGTCTCGGGTTCGTAGCCGTGGAGGCGTGCGACTTCGGGGGACCATTCCCACCGCTCGTCATCGAAGTAGAACCGGAACCAACCGACGCGTTGAGGAGTGCCGCCGGTCAACGCGGCGGCGACGGAAGAGTCGCCGTCTAGCGACGGCGCGTCGTCGTGCGCCACCCCGCAACGATATCCGAGTGAGGGCCACGGCATAGCCGTCGGGAGAAGTCGGGACGGAAAACACCCGCCCCGAGCGGTGATGAGGCGGGCGCTGGCTATTTAACGCAAGGGCTTGGCCCCCACCACCTGGCAACAGACGTTCGACGCAACCCCGCCGCAATCGTCTGTCGCCCTCCAGTCTGCGCCCACTGACGCCACATCACAAGTTTGAAGACGATTGGCCTGCGGCGCGCATTAACGGCGTAGGCTAGCTGATGAGCGGGGTTGATCGGCGAACCTGATCTGGTGGCTCCTAATGGAAGCTGTGCCGCAACCCCGCCCGTTCAAATTTCGCACCGGTTCCAGTACGTGATTCCGCCCGCACAGCGTCGCGCCGCTCGATAGCAGCAACGCCACCAACACAATTGGCCGACTTACGTCGTCAACAAACCCAATGTCGTTGAGCGCCCTGAAAAATCGGTTCGCGGTGAACCCGCTCAAGCCCCAGCGCAGCGCTACGGTGTGAGGGATTTTGTGGCGGGGCCCTCGAGCAGCGTGCCGTCGGGAGCGAAGCGGGAGCCGTGCAGCGGACACTCCCATGTGCAGTCGGCGTCGTTCCAACTCACGATGCCGCCGAGATGTGGACACACCGGGGAGACCACGCGTGTCTCGCCGTCGACCCTGCTCTCCGCGCGCAGATGCCATGGCGGCCCGGTCACCACGCCGTCGCCCTCCCTCGGGGTGGCACCGGATGCGGTCATCGGCGTCACCCACCCCTTGGCCAAGTTGAAGCCCACCTCGAGGTTTGCCTTCAGGGCGGTGGTGATTCCGGCGGCCTCGTGCGGACTCCAACTCGCGAACGCGCGGCGCCAGTCCATCCGGCCGCCCAGTATTTGGGATGAAAGCGCCAAGGCCGCTGCGACGCCGTTGGACATCCCCCACTTGTCGAAACCCGTAGCGACGAAAATCTTCTCGAACTTGGGCAGCAGTGGGCCGACGTAGGGAAGTTCGTCGACGGGGGTGTAGTCCTGGGCGGACCAGAAGTGAGTCCGAACGGCGCCCGGATAATGGAGGGCGGTCCACTTGGTGAGCTCCTCGATGCCGGCGGCCGCCGAATCGGCGCGGCCGACGGTGTGTCCAGCACCACCGACGATGAGCTTCTCGCCAGCGTCGGTCGGCGCGTAGCGCACCGACCGGGTAGGGGAGTCCACGGAGATGAACATGGGCCGCGTGATGTCGCCGGGCACGTCGAAGGCCAGGCAGTAGGAGCGCTGCGGCTTCACCCGCGCGAAGAATCCGCCGCGGTCCAAGATCGGTATACCGGTAGCAAGTACGCATTGCTGGGCACTTATCGAAACCTGTTGGTGCTGCCCATTCCCAGCCGATGCTGTCTTCTGTAAGGAGATCCGCACTGGGCCCGTGCCGGATATCGAGGTGACGCGCACACCTTCAAACAGCCTGCCGCCGTGGCGTTCAAGCTCGGTCACAAGGCTATTGAGGAACGGCATGGGGTCGATCTGTGCCTGGTCTGGCAGACGCACGCCGCCGCGGAACGGAAAGGGCACATCCGCCTGATCGACCCACTCGGCGCCGTCGACTCCGGCTTCTTGGGCGGCCGCGAGTACGGATCTGGCGGTGCCCAACCCATCCGCTTGCTGGGCGTAGGAGTAGTCGTCCTCGCGCTGGACATGCAGACCGTGTTCCTCGCAATACCGCAGTAACCAATCGCGACCTTCGGTGTTTCCGGTGACGTATTCGCGTAGAACCTCTCGACCGTGCTTTTTGGCGATTCGTGACAGCTTTGTCCCCTGCAGCAGGCTGACTTTGCCGGTGGTGTTGCCTGTTGCTCCTGCTCCGACGTACTGGGCTTCGACGACGCTCACGCGCTTACCCGCCCTGGCCAGCAGCACAGCTGTCGTCAGGCCGGTGATTCCGGCGCCGACAACCACCACATCGGAGGTGTCCTCGATGCCTTCCATGTCGCGGGGCGTCGTGACGGGTTCAGCCGTATTGGCCAGCCATAGCGAGGTCATGGGGCCAGAACTACCCGGCGCAGGAGCCATCAAACGCCGGGGGGTTGCCTCACAGAAAGCAAAACCTTCCCTCCCACAAGCGAAATCTGGCTTCTGGGCGATTACGGGCGCTCGCCATTCTCGGGACTATTTCTTCAGCAACTACGCCACAAACCGAAACTCCCGAGAGGCACTCAAATGAGCAAGTCCACCAACAACTTCAAGTACGCAGCCACGGTCCTCGGCGCGCTGGCCATTTTCGCGATCGCCCCCGCGACCGCCTTCGCCGAAGACAACGACCCGTCCGGCCCCGGCGGATGCCACTACACCGACGCCGACGGCTACGACATCCCGATCCACAACGGCGAAGACGTCTACGTCGACGGCAAGATCGTCTCCTGCCGCGGTGGCTCGATCGTCGTCACCACGCCGCCGGCGCGGGGATCCGACGTCCGCGGTCCGCTCGCCGGCGGCAACCTGCCGGTGCTGTCCGAGGCGGGTTCTGAGCAGCCCACACCGACGACGAAGACCCCGAAGCTTCCCGTCTTGAACGTGCCGGTCCTGACCGCAGGCCGCTGACACCCGTCAAAGAAGAAGCTCAGTCCGCCACTACGACCCTCCCCCAGGGTCGCAGGCCCCTCCCCCGAGGGCCGATGTGGCGGACTGAGCATCTGATGATCGGTGTCAATCACCTGTGGCAAAGCTACCGCGTCCCACCGGCGAAGGAATCGGGTGTTTCCCCATGGTTTCGGTTTCGCCGCCGCTCGCGCGATGCACAGCCAATTCATAGCTGACTCATGATCTACACCTCACTATTGATTGCAAGATCTGATCTATGACTGAACCAACGACGTCCTCGTCCGAACCAGCGACCGGGCCGGTCGCCACCGCGCCGCCCGCACAGCCTGTCGCGCCTGTTGTGCGCGACCAGCCGCGCCGCCCCAAAGTGACCGTCGCCGCCACCTGGGTCGGCATCGTCGCCGGCGTGGTGTTCATCGTCGCGGTGATCTTCTTCTCCGGCTTCGTCCTCGGAGCGCACAGCGGCGGCCACCGCGGCGGCCCCGGCGGCCACAAGGGTGATGAAGGCTTTGCGGTCATCCACCGCGGCCCGCCGCCGATGTTCCCGATGGGACCGCGCGGCGAGTTCGGTCCGGGTGGGCCCCGGTTCGAGCTGCCCCAGCCGGGGCAACCGCAGTCCCCGGGGTCGACGACCACGCCCTCGCGCCCCTAGCGCCCTGGGAATCCACGTTTTGCAGGTGGACTGCGAGAGCAGGCCTGCAAGACGTGGATTTCTGTGCCAGCCGTTGCAAAGGTTTCGAACGACTGCACTTCGGGGGACACTTCGTGATGAGTCCAGCCCACTGGCCTCATCGAGGAGATGACACCCGATGACCGATAAGTTCACGACGAACGACGCCGGTAACCCGATCCCCAGCCTCGAGCATTCGCTCACCGTCGGTTCGGACGGCCCAATCCTGCTTCAGGACCACTACCTGATCGAGCAGATGGCCAACTTCAACCGGGAGCGCATTCCGGAGCGGCAGCCACACGCCAAGGGCGGCGGCGCGTTCGGTGACTTCGAGGTGACCGCCGACGTCAGCAGATTCACCAAGGCCGCGGTGTTCCAGCCGGGCACCAAAACCGAGATGGTGGCCAGGTTCTCCACGGTCGCGGGTGAGCGCGGCAGCCCAGACACCTGGCGTGACCCCCGCGGATTCGCGCTGAAGTTCTACACCAGCGAAGGCAACTTCGACATGGTCGGCAATAACACCCCCGTGTTCTTCGTGCGCGACCCGATGAAGTTCCAGAACTTCATCCGCTCGCAGAAGCGGATGGCCGCCAACAACCTTCGCGATCACAACATGCAGTGGGACTTCTGGACGCTCTCACCGGAATCGGCCCACCAGGTCACCTATCTGATGGGCGACCGCGGCATCCCGAAGACCTGGCGTCATATGAACGGCTACTCCAGCCATACCTACAGCTGGCTCAACGCCGCTGACGAACTGTTCTGGGTGAAATACCACTTCAAGACCGACCAGGGCATTGAATTCCTGAGCCAGGAAGACGCCGACCGGATCGCCGGCGAGGACGGTGACTACCACCAGCGCGATCTCTTCACCTCGATCGAGGGCGGCAACTTCCCGACCTGGACCTTATTCGTGCAGATCATGCCGTTCGAGGAGGCCAAGACCTACCGGTTCAACCCCTTCGACCTGACAAAGGTCTGGCCGCACGGCGACTACCCCTTGCACGAGGTCGGGAAGATGACGCTGAACCGCAACGTCGAGGATTACCACGCGCAGATGGAGCAGGCGTCGTTCGAGCCGAACAACATCGTGCCGGGCACCGGACTGAGCCCGGACAAGATGCTGCTGGCCCGTGGCTTCTCCTACGCCGACGCCCACCGTGCGCGACTCGGCGTCAACTACAAGCAGATCCCGGTGAACGAGCCCAAGGTCGACGTGCGCGCCTACTCCAAGGACGGTGCGATGCGGATCCGCAACGCCACCGATCCCGTGTACGCACCGAACTCGATGGGCGGGCCCGAGGCCGACCCGAAGCGGGCGGCGGAGGTGCACTGGGCCTCTGATGGTGACATGGTCCGCACGGCCTATGCGCTGCGCGCCGAGGACGACGACTGGGGTCAGGCGGGCACGCTGGTGCGCGAAGTGCTCGACGACGCCGCGCGGGATCGGTTGGCCGACAACATCATCGGACACGTGTCCGATGGTGTGCGTGAGCCGGTGCTGTCTAGGGTCTTCCAGTACTGGACCAACGTCGACCCCGACCTCGGCAAGAAGATCGAGGAAGGTGTGCGCGGCGAAGGCGGCGGCGGTTAGCGACTGCGCCCAGCGCACGGTTGTTTACGGCACCTCTCGCGAGTTGTGTACAACAACCGTACGTTCGGTGGAGTCGATGGGCGTCTTGCCGTCTGGACCGAGGCTGGCATGATCAAGCCTATGAGCATCGAAGTTGTTTTCACGTCAGAATCCACCGCAACCGGAGGCGGCCGCGAAGGTCACGTCAAGTCGTCGACCGGCAGGATCGATCTGGACACGAACCACCCGAAGGAGATGGGTGGCAGCGGCGTCGGCACCAACCCCGAGGAGCTGTTCTCGGCCGGCTACGCCGCCTGTTTCCTCGGCGCACTTCGGGCCGTCGCAGGCAAGGAGAAGATCTCCGTCGACGACGCCAGCGCGATCACCGCGCAGGTGGGCTTCGGCAAGGACCCCGAGGGTGGGTTCGCCATCAACGCGCATCTGATCGGATATCTGCCCGGCTTCGAGCAGGCCGCCGCGGAGGAGTTGATGGAGAAGGCTCACCAGTTCTGCCCGTACTCCAAGGCCACTCGCGGCAACATCGACGTCAAGCTGTCAGCGAAGGTCTAACCGTGCGGCTCGCCGTCCTGGCCGGTGTCGGTGTCGCCGTTGGCCTGTCGTGCCTGTCACTGGCGGCGCCGCCGGGTGAGGCTTCGGCGCGGCCGTCGGATCCGGGCGTCGTGAATTACGCAGTGATGTCCAAGGGTTCGGTTAGCAACATCGTCGGTGCACCGATGCGGTTCGAGTGGACGTTCACCGCGCCGTTCCAGTCGTTCTTCGTCGACAATCCCGCCTGTAACAACTGGGCGGACATCGGCTTGCCCGACGTCTACGCCGACCCTGACCTGGCGTCGTTCAACGGGGCGGTGACGCAGTCGGCGCCGAACGACCAGCGGCACTTCGCCAAGCAGGCGGTCGGTGTCTTCGCCACCAACGACGCCGCCGACCGAGCTTTCCACCGCGTCGTCGACCGCACGGTGGGCTGCAGCGGCCAGACCACCGCGATGCATCTGGACAGCATGATCACCCAGGTCTGGACCTTCGACGGTGTGCCTGCCAGCGCCACCGACGCCGACTGGGTCAAGCAGGAGCCGGGCACCGACCGCCGCTGCTTCACCACGACCCGGAAACGCGAGAATGTTCTGCTGCAGGCGAAAGTCTGTCAGTCCGGCAACGGTGGCCCGGCGGCGAATGTGCTGGCCGGTGCGATGCAGAACACTTTGGGGCAGTAAGGCGCGAACACTCGGGTACATCCGCCATCGAAGTCGCGCGAAATTCGCGGGAATTTGTCGGTGCGATCTGGAAGATGTAGTGAAGGACGCGATCGTTCCCTACCCGGAAGGGGCCGGAAGATATGACCTTCGCCATGACGTCCGACGTGGACGACGCGCATCCACCAGACTCCGACACCGAGCTGACCAGCGCAATTGATGCTCACCACTACGTCCGCGACAACTGTTTGGACGACGGACCCGTCGGCCAGGTGGGCCTCGAGGTAGAGGCGCACTGCTTCGACCTGACCGACCCGATGCGCAGGCCCCGCTGGGATGAGATCAACGCGACCATTTCCGGCCTCCCGGGGTTGCCCGGCGGCAGCGCGGTGACGGTCGAACCCGGCGGTGCCGTCGAGTTGTCGGGACCC is part of the Mycolicibacterium tusciae JS617 genome and encodes:
- a CDS encoding ammonium transporter, with protein sequence MDTGTTAFMLCCIIGLTLMIPGLALFYGGMVSVKSSTNMMMMTIGSVAVVGVLWVLFGFSMVFGTSYSGFVGSPTEFAGLTDLLEAQTTVSGLPISLFAVFQALFAGITVALISGAVADRMKFGAWMGFATLWAVLVYFPVAHWVFAFDGVVTEDSVGGWIANKLGAVDFAGGTAVHINAGASALAVAIVLGKSAMFGQLRKPHNVPLTLLGAGLLWAGWYAFNGGSALAAGDSAAMVMVTTFVATCAAVLAWITVEKIKDGHVTGVGAASGAITGLVAITPACGAVTPIGAIFVGGIAGAICVYAVGLKSKFGYDDSLDVVGVHLVGGLIGTLLIGFFASEGMPNGVNGLFYGGGVDQLWKQAVAAGAVMVYSFAVAFAIAFAIKKTVGIRISPDEEEEGIDAKFHRESSYDMQPV
- a CDS encoding catalase, whose amino-acid sequence is MTDKFTTNDAGNPIPSLEHSLTVGSDGPILLQDHYLIEQMANFNRERIPERQPHAKGGGAFGDFEVTADVSRFTKAAVFQPGTKTEMVARFSTVAGERGSPDTWRDPRGFALKFYTSEGNFDMVGNNTPVFFVRDPMKFQNFIRSQKRMAANNLRDHNMQWDFWTLSPESAHQVTYLMGDRGIPKTWRHMNGYSSHTYSWLNAADELFWVKYHFKTDQGIEFLSQEDADRIAGEDGDYHQRDLFTSIEGGNFPTWTLFVQIMPFEEAKTYRFNPFDLTKVWPHGDYPLHEVGKMTLNRNVEDYHAQMEQASFEPNNIVPGTGLSPDKMLLARGFSYADAHRARLGVNYKQIPVNEPKVDVRAYSKDGAMRIRNATDPVYAPNSMGGPEADPKRAAEVHWASDGDMVRTAYALRAEDDDWGQAGTLVREVLDDAARDRLADNIIGHVSDGVREPVLSRVFQYWTNVDPDLGKKIEEGVRGEGGGG
- a CDS encoding ANTAR domain-containing protein, giving the protein MPWPSLGYRCGVAHDDAPSLDGDSSVAAALTGGTPQRVGWFRFYFDDERWEWSPEVARLHGYEPETVEPTTRLVLSHKHPDDYGHVAATLEGIRQTHQPFSTRHRIITVQAQTREVVVVGERLYDHAGEAIGTHGFYIDVTPTRQARAAMLDQAVAEFEDNRATIEQAKGILMFVYRIDSQAAFELLRWRSQETNTKLRTLAEQLLADVLALDYGETPPRRTTFDSILLTTHQRIGAHSAQT
- a CDS encoding aspartate kinase translates to MALVVQKYGGSSVSDAERIRRVAERIVETKKAGHDVVVVVSAMGDTTDDLLDLARQVSPAPPAREMDMLLTSGERISNALVAMAIDSLGAQARSFTGSQAGVITTGTHGNAKIIDVTPGRLQQALDQGLIVLVAGFQGVSQDSKDVTTLGRGGSDTTAVALAAALNADVCEIYTDVDGIFTADPRIVPNARHLDTVSFEEMLELAACGAKVLMLRCVEYARRYDVPIHVRSSYTDKPGTLVKGSMEDIGMEDAILTGVAHDRSEAKVTVVALPDVPGYAAKVFRAVADADVNIDMVLQNISKIEDGKTDITFTCSRESGPGAVEKLTALQSEIGFSKVLYDDHIGKVSLVGAGMRSHPGVTATFCEALAEVGVNIDLISTSEIRISVLVKDTELDKAVLALHEAFGLGGDEEAVVYAGTGR
- a CDS encoding DUF4185 domain-containing protein codes for the protein MASRWALAGAVVGVWLAAAPAHADPPSPVPDPILHPLAPGQVLRIGPTAGTGTPTRDYGIGATDLCEFMEFPSGILQVCGDSFAGQAVGFGGWYSPIALHVETDSIDDPSGVRYDGVTGIDRQLLADPTVPGTSQLPAGVVQINRENYMMVTTVRDLDPLTSRLVKADPAQGNWPTLPNSERDATYEGSRQSQISGYYDPIPRPDSESGWVYIVADNFDRTGPLVLYRAQPDTFTDRSSWQGWSAGLGWGHSPTPLWSDWIGEMSIRQIDGKTVLSYFNATTGNMEVRVAHDPTGLGTAPVTTVVVATDWPEPVEHLGPPENNRLAQPYGGYISPGSTLEELRVFVSQWNTTARGGTPYRVIQFAVNPFKP
- a CDS encoding aspartate-semialdehyde dehydrogenase, with the protein product MVNIGVVGATGQVGQVMRTLLEERDFPASSVRFFASARSQGKKLPFRGQEIEVEDAETADPAGLDIALFSAGATMSRVQAPRFAEAGAVVIDNSSAWRKDPDVPLVVSEVNFTRDAGNRPKGIIANPNCTTMAAMPVLKVLHDEAGLVRIIASTYQAVSGSGIAGVDELHAQASAVVAKSRELVADGGALDFPAPAKYVAPIAFNVIPLAGALVDDGSGETDEDQKLRNESRKILGIPDLLVSGTCVRVPVFTGHSLSINAEFSRPLSVGRATELLASAPGVKLVDVPTPLAAAGIDDTLVGRIRQDPGVADGRGLALFLSGDNLRKGAALNTIQIAELLAAEL
- a CDS encoding organic hydroperoxide resistance protein, giving the protein MSIEVVFTSESTATGGGREGHVKSSTGRIDLDTNHPKEMGGSGVGTNPEELFSAGYAACFLGALRAVAGKEKISVDDASAITAQVGFGKDPEGGFAINAHLIGYLPGFEQAAAEELMEKAHQFCPYSKATRGNIDVKLSAKV
- a CDS encoding FAD-dependent oxidoreductase, yielding MTSLWLANTAEPVTTPRDMEGIEDTSDVVVVGAGITGLTTAVLLARAGKRVSVVEAQYVGAGATGNTTGKVSLLQGTKLSRIAKKHGREVLREYVTGNTEGRDWLLRYCEEHGLHVQREDDYSYAQQADGLGTARSVLAAAQEAGVDGAEWVDQADVPFPFRGGVRLPDQAQIDPMPFLNSLVTELERHGGRLFEGVRVTSISGTGPVRISLQKTASAGNGQHQQVSISAQQCVLATGIPILDRGGFFARVKPQRSYCLAFDVPGDITRPMFISVDSPTRSVRYAPTDAGEKLIVGGAGHTVGRADSAAAGIEELTKWTALHYPGAVRTHFWSAQDYTPVDELPYVGPLLPKFEKIFVATGFDKWGMSNGVAAALALSSQILGGRMDWRRAFASWSPHEAAGITTALKANLEVGFNLAKGWVTPMTASGATPREGDGVVTGPPWHLRAESRVDGETRVVSPVCPHLGGIVSWNDADCTWECPLHGSRFAPDGTLLEGPATKSLTP